A portion of the Lolium rigidum isolate FL_2022 chromosome 1, APGP_CSIRO_Lrig_0.1, whole genome shotgun sequence genome contains these proteins:
- the LOC124665528 gene encoding uncharacterized protein LOC124665528 — MGNCALCAQVEDAEHIFFSCSLASLLPKLAESPLPASTEHFFHDEDVYADDPETLTSRYPSGPARAYGESKNWYFFCAVKPTIARDGRKPRIVGGGKGTWKAERGEAVVDPSSGDTVGRLERFTYVPKPKEAGKRPEWLMVEFSLDQQLVEGDEEPRTVLCKIYRSPRFLNSVSKSLASSASVRKCKRKAADELMASPRKAIKATDESSPVRRQLLFPPPTLPIQQAPILEDDDAFLGDDQFWGEHYSIIGELSDPAPNRPVQVQVDDLGEKFWSGLPQIDGGEPSAPWSCSMMTAASTPWCGGADFFWNSIATL, encoded by the coding sequence CCTCCTCCCGAAGCTTGCCGAATCTCCGCTCCCCGCCTCCACCGAGCATTTCTTCCACGACGAGGACGTGTACGCCGACGACCCCGAGACGCTCACCTCCCGCTACCCGTCCGGACCGGCGCGGGCTTACGGCGAGAGCAAAAACTGGTATTTCTTTTGCGCCGTGAAGCCCACAATCGCCCGCGACGGCCGCAAGCCCCGGATCGTCGGCGGCGGCAAGGGTACCTGGAAAGCCGAGAGGGGAGAAGCGGTCGTCGACCCATCCTCGGGCGACACCGTCGGCCGCCTGGAGAGGTTCACCTACGTGCCCAAGCCCAAGGAAGCAGGAAAGCGGCCCGAGTGGCTCATGGTGGAGTTCAGTCTGGATCAGCAACTCGTCGAGGGCGACGAAGAACCAAGAACCGTGCTTTGCAAGATCTATCGCAGCCCTCGATTCCTCAATTCCGTGTCCAAGTCTTTGGCTTCATCAGCGTCGGTGCGCAAGTGCAAGAGGAAGGCGGCCGACGAGCTCATGGCGTCTCCGCGCAAGGCCATCAAGGCCACCGACGAATCATCTCCGGTCAGGCGGCAGCTCCTCTTTCCTCCCCCTACCTTACCAATTCAGCAGGCACCAATTCTGGAGGACGATGACGCCTTTCTTGGCGACGACCAATTCTGGGGCGAGCACTACAGCATCATCGGCGAGCTCTCCGATCCCGCGCCAAATCGGCCGGTCCAAGTCCAGGTCGACGACTTGGGCGAGAAATTCTGGAGTGGACTGCCCCAGATCGATGGCGGCGAGCCTTCTGCTCCTTGGAGCTGCTCAATGATGACGGCGGCATCGACTCCATGGTGCGGTGGAGCAGACTTCTTCTGGAATTCGATTGCCACTCTCTGA